In Lolium rigidum isolate FL_2022 chromosome 7, APGP_CSIRO_Lrig_0.1, whole genome shotgun sequence, the DNA window GAACTGTACAGAGCAACCCACTCGTAGAGCACGGCCCGCCGCGTTAACATCTGGGCCGCCGCCCGGCCTGAAAGTCAAACCCTACTCTGAGGTGTGTCGATCAAGCCGACAATCTCGCCACACCGACGATACAAGATTATCATCTAAGCCATGCAAGCAACAACTCCACCTCATGAAGCTTCCGCCCGACAGACAATTATGGTGTAATTGCAAATTAGAAAATATTGCAGAGCAACCACAGGGTATATGTGGCGAGCAATCTACAAAacccaaaaaagaaaaaatcttGCAGAGCAAGGATTTTGTTTAAGAGATCGTCAAACCATGCGAGGGCACTCTATGGCATTACCAACTTCCAGCGGTATATCTGTGAAACTTGGCAGCCCTATAAATAACGTTCTCCTCCGAGCCAAGCTTCCAAATTCCAAATTGGCCCCTGGCGTCcgtctccttctcctccttcccctCCCGGCCTCCAATTGTCTTCCTCCCGCCTCCCCTCCCCTTGAAGCTTCCCACGCCTCAGCCCGGAGAACCCTAGGGGAGCGCGCACAAGCTTGCCAGCGTCCAAGCATGGAGGCGACGGCGCCTACCGCGGGCGCCGGCGCCAACGgttccgtggcggcggcggcggcgacggcgcaggtGGGGCCGCCCACGAACCCCATGGCGACGGCGCTGCTCACCGATCAGTACCAGTTCTCCATGGCCTACGCCTACTGGAAGGCCGGCAAGCACGCCGACCGAGCCGTGTAAGCACCCTCGCCTCTGCCTCGTATCCTCCGCTCCGTGTATCTACGCTTCGGTTCTGCTGATTGGATTGGATCGAGACGTGGTGATCTGGCGTGAGCTGGACGGTTCCGGGTTAGGTTCAGTGGAAGGAATTGACGAGAGGCGTGATTTCGAGAGATATTTGGGCTGTTCGTGCAATTCTGTCATTGCTatggtttaatttttttattttagccAATGTGATATTGTTTTTGTTCTGAATAAATATTGGCGTCTAAAAGCTTTTCGCGCCCTCCCTTAAAACGGTGTAATTAGGGGGTTGGTATAGTTGATTATTCGGTGGTTGCCCAACTGGTGCTGTGGTTTTGCTGTGtgaagctctctctctctctcacgtgTAGTTTTCATCATCTGCCTTTTCAAAGCTGATGTGTTAACTTATATAAGCAGTTCAGTTCAGTTCAGTTGCACAAGGTTATGTGTGctgtttatatttattttttgttaTGTCTTCAAGTTGAATGGTTGGCTCTTCATTGCTTAGCTACGCATTGCTTTGGAATGCCCTTCTCGATGTGCATTCTATAATCACTTCACGCCAAAGTTGAGAGCCCAGCTGTCGTTAGTTGCTTGGATTTGCTATTGCTTTCATGTGGGTCCAGAACTCCAGATGTCCTTGTGCTAAAAAAAACTCCACTGCCCTTTCTCTTAGGATTTCCTTATTTTATTTTAGTACATGGTATCTTGATTCTGACACACCAGAGCAGCTATTTCATATGTCACTGTGGGGTTCTCTAGAATTTCGATGTGTCGATGGAGGAATTTTCTAGATCATTATGTAATGTACTCCTGATGCTGATGCAGAGGAGACAAATGGATGGGGACATTTGAATGATGTAACTCCTTTAAATCAATAATGATTAATGAACTTTGCTCCTGTAAAAAGACAGTAAACTTTGCTACTTGAGCAAACAAATGACGCTGTTAGTTCTTTGATTTCATATTTAACTTTTATGTCTGGGGGTTTGGTGCGTTGTGCCTATTATTTTAAAGTGGACGgcgacgtttttttttttttttttagttcagAAGCTAGGAATGTTACAAAAAACATTTAATATTGTGACTTGATGGAATATTCTGGGAGGTACTTCGAACTTGTACTTGGCACTTTTGTATATTGCTAAGAAAAACATGGCAATAAAACTCAAGAAGCTAGAaaaaacagaataaataaataaacttaGAACCAATTTAGTGTTAACAGGTACCTAGATTACGTAAGAGAAGTGCTTCAACGTGCATACAAATAAAATGCATGTCACGAAATAGCTTATTTTGTTCCTATTTGGAAGAAATATGAACAAATGGTAGGTTCATATTCAACacacatgcacacacacacaattcAAGTTTTCCCTGTTCTTTGATGTCCTACAAAATACTATTGTGCACATTTGTGCCATGGAATTGTTTGAAGGGTTTAATACCAAAGATACTTCTCCCTTCATGCAAGTGTGAATGAGAAGAACATTAGAGGCATAACTATGAGGCTTTGTTTAAAACATAATATGGAGTTCTTTCTCATTCAAATGAAAATAATCAATGCCAAAAGTACTGACACTACATTGGCTAGGACTACGGAATTTGTTTATCAACATATGACATCCAAAAGTGGAAATTAATAAAAGAAGAATCATGGTATATTTTGGTGATTATCTATGGGTCCGATAAGTGTTGGATATATGCATGCTGGGTAAATGGTTTGGACTGGAGCCTATGGCCATTGTATTTCAATATACCACGAAACTTGCAAACTTACCCTTCTAGAAACTGATCGTCTGTTATGCAGAACTTTTTAATGTCAATTTACTTTGTCCAATGAACTCACAGTTTTATCTTTCTCTTGGAAGTGCTATTTCCACATGAACTCGTTTGTTGAATCAGTTTCGTAAATGTGGCCCTACAAAAAATCAGATTTGTAAATGTGGACCTACAAATAGACAGAACATGTTTGTTGAATCAGTTTCGTAAATAGGGACCTACAAATAGAAGAGCTTGTTACAGCTAACAACTCAGGATGGTCAACCTCATACTGATTTCGCTCCTTTTCCTTTTACAGGTTTGACCTGTACTTTAGGAAAAATCCATTTGGCGGAGAATTCACTGTTTTTGCTGGTCTTGAAGAATGTATTAGGTTCATTGCGAACTTTAAGTTCATGGAAGATGAGATTTCTTTCCTGAAATCAGTCATGCCAATGTGTGAGGTATCAGCTTAACACTGCATACATATAAtagttctttttttctttttttctcaaaTGGTAAATGGTTCTTAGGTCATCCTGCTAGGTTAGCTCTGTAGACTTTCTAGTTGTTCATGTGTATAAAAAAGCTGAATAGCAGTGGCTACAAAAAAATGCAACCTCAGATGCTACAAGGTCGACTTGTGTGCTGCTCCATGTATAATCTCATTTTTTACCCATTTTTAATATACTTCCTATAGCTTCTTCACTTGCTTGCCCTGACAAATGCTTATTtactgatatgcttgcaatttgtAGGATGCGTTCTTTGATTATCTCAGGGAAATCGATTGCTCTGATGTGGAGGTGTACTCCATTGCTGAGGGATCAGTAGTCTTTCCAAAAGTTCCACTGATGAGAGTTGAGGGTCCGGTTGCTGTAAGTACAAAGTCCCTAACCAGATGCTGTTTCTAATAACATATGTCCTAAATTTTGTTTTAAGCATTATCTAAAAGTTGAATTGTCTCTATAGCAACTTATACTCTTCCATAACATTATCAGGTGGTTCAACTGCTTGAGACTCCATTTATAAATCTCATCAATTATGCCTCTTTGGTAACCACCAATGCTGCACGACACCGTCATGTTGCTGGAAAGTCAAAGGTTCTAATGGAATTTGGTTTAAGACGAGCGCAGGTGTGGTCTTATACCTTCTGCGGTATTATGTCAACTATGTTTTTATGCAAACATTAGCTATTTCCACACCTGAAACATAGCTTTGTGTTTACCTTTGCAGGGGCCTGATGGTGCAATAAGTGCTTCGAAGTATTGTTTTATGGGTGGCTTTGATGCAACCAGGTAGGttctttcactttttttttgaggaataGGTTCTTTCACTTCCCAATGGTATTTCTTTAAGCCCAGTATATTTGGcttccttttatttctgttgggtttcatatctggcctaccccaacttgcttgggaaaaaggctttgatgttgttgttgttgttgttgcttacAGAGAGGTGCTATTTTATCCTGAAAATGTTGGTTCACCttcattctctttttttttttcagtAATGTATTGGCTGGACATCTATTTGGCATACCACTCCGTGGAACACATTCTCATGCTTATGTTAGCTCATATATGGTCAGTAAATTTCCTTCATGTTACCAATCACCAATGGACAAAAGCTTTCTATATGCTGTAGTTTGCTATCACCGGAGCACCTTGTTGTGTCACACCATACTGTAGTTACATTGGCCAAACAGTTTGTCACTACATTGGCTCCTAAGCTCCATATTGTATCAAGATTCAAGCTGGAAGATTTGTTTTCTCACTATACTAGCCCTCAAATTATAAACTCTAAATCTGTGGAACATACATTCAGAGCACCGTCCACTGGTGCGATGTGCTCCGATGACGCTGTCCGATTGTGCCATGAGGCTACGCTCTCCCGCTTGTTCGTGCGTAGGCTGACATGAGTGGGGTCATGCTGTGATAAGTCGCGCTGTAGTCCAATTCAATTATGAAACCCTGGTGACCATCTTGGTGTTCTATGATGgatatttgattttatttttcttacATAGCCTGCACTCATGTGTCCTTTTtgttttcctctttctcttttcatTTCTCGTTTGCATCTCTTCTGGACCTCAGTGCCTTTCCTTCATAATTTAACATTGTGTTTGACCTGAAATGTACGGATAATCATTATCTCGACATGGATTCTTTCGAACATAGCAAATCTTTTCATGTATCACTTTTATTCAATGTGCACAGCCACAGCATTTGGTATTCTCCCTTGCATTTGCACCTACAGAAACTCGTACTTTAATATTCCTAGCATTCTGAAAGATGCTTTATTTAATATTTTCTGCAATTTATTGCAGTTTATGTTGTTGGCTGATTTAGCAGTCGTTTTAATTTTTCTAGAACCTCAGTGAGATCCCAGACAGGACCCTAAGGAACAAAGATGGTTCAGGAATCTGCAAGGATTTTGTTACTTTAGTGCAACAGTGGCTACACAAGATTCAGGTATATTTGCAGAACTTATTTTATTCCTGAACAAGCATCAAAATGTGTCATTTGTATCAaggtataattgcagaatcttgcTGTGTTGTTTTCAGTTCTTACAATATATTTACGTTATATGTTGTTGTTTTCAGGTAGCAGATTCATTGTCCAGTGTTTTTGGCGACACAAATCAAAGTGAGCTGGCTGCATTTGCATCCTATGCATTAGCTTTTCCAAGCAACTTCCTAGCTCTTGTGGACACGTATGATGTGAGTTGTTAACCTATTGCGACCTgtttttctcttgtttttgctgttAATATATGGCTGAATGAGGTCTTGCGCAATGTTTCTCAATTCTAACAACCAAACTTTTGTAGTATTTGTATTCTCAAGCTCCTTTGGTGATATGTTTTCAGTGAATTTTCTTATAAAGTTACCCTACCATCATTTCATCCCTTTTTACCTCTGAGCTTCCGCTTTTGTATTTAAAATTGAAAGTATGTCCAACTTCAAGTTTATACATGATTAGGCTTCGACACTGTTATTTGATTTGAGTATTTGACTGATCATTGGTAGTATCCCCAATTTCTGAAAACTTGTGTGCTTCATTTCTTTTTATcaattcaaagaattgcaaagCTTATCGAAAAAATATTTGATGGCCATTAGCCTGGCACTACCTTTTTTTTACCTCTGAGCTTCCGCTTTTGTATTTAAAATTGAAAGTATGTCCAACTTCAAGAATATACATGGTTAGGCTTCGACACTGTTATTTGATTTGAGTATTTGACTGATCATTGGTACTATCCACAATTTCTGAAAACTTGTGTGCTTCATTTCTTTTTATcaattcaaagaattgcaaagGTTACCAAAAAAAATGAATGCCCATTAGCCTGGCACTACTCCGAGAAGGCATAACCAACTCTGAATTGATGTTTGTACAACTTTGTACTTGTTTTGTGGTGTGTAACAAATGAATGTGCAACTGTGCATACATGACCTGTTCCCCATCTTCTATCATTTGACAGTTCTGCATGTACATTTTATACTTATTTATGCTGCTCCTGTGTTCTCTGGACAGAAACCTCAGTTCTTTTTTCCTTTCAGGTTATGCGGAGTGGGATTCCAAATTTCTGTGCAGTAGCTCTAGCACTCCATGATTTAGGGTATGTTGAACTATCTTTGGCACTTATTCCATGTGCATTGGGTTATTAGATATGAGTTTTTCCATACCAGATTGGATAGGAGCTTGGCTCATACCATTTATGGTAGAATACCAGAATTAAGAAAAGGACTTTTTTCAAGAATATACAAATGAAgctgtattttatttttatcAGAAACTCCGTCTCAAATATAGGGGTGGTCGATTACAGTAAGGACCTCTTTGGTTCAAAGGAATCTATAGGAATTTTGGAGGATTCTATTTCGTAGGAATCTTTCCTG includes these proteins:
- the LOC124674181 gene encoding nicotinate phosphoribosyltransferase 2-like; amino-acid sequence: MEATAPTAGAGANGSVAAAAATAQVGPPTNPMATALLTDQYQFSMAYAYWKAGKHADRAVFDLYFRKNPFGGEFTVFAGLEECIRFIANFKFMEDEISFLKSVMPMCEDAFFDYLREIDCSDVEVYSIAEGSVVFPKVPLMRVEGPVAVVQLLETPFINLINYASLVTTNAARHRHVAGKSKVLMEFGLRRAQGPDGAISASKYCFMGGFDATSNVLAGHLFGIPLRGTHSHAYVSSYMNLSEIPDRTLRNKDGSGICKDFVTLVQQWLHKIQVADSLSSVFGDTNQSELAAFASYALAFPSNFLALVDTYDVMRSGIPNFCAVALALHDLGYKASGIRLDSGDLAYLSIEARKVFHAIEKEFNIPGFGKMIITASNDLNEETIDALNKQGHEVDAFGIGTYLVTCYSQAALGCVFKLVEINSRPRIKLSEDVAKVSIPCKKRCFRLYGKEGYPLVDIMIRESEPSPKAGERILCRHPFLESKRAYVVPQHVEELLQCYWPGSSNKPRAELPSLENIRSRCMQQLEKLRPDHIRRLNPTPYKVSVSGKLYEFIHYLWLNEAPVGELQ